A genomic window from Sorex araneus isolate mSorAra2 chromosome 2, mSorAra2.pri, whole genome shotgun sequence includes:
- the LOC129402286 gene encoding apolipoprotein F-like, with translation MIQAVLLTSWFWLLPAMASPTPAQKGSPRTQSSLGETEALPHTLFKQLFLPDAETCQHLLHAAPSLAPLPGYLSSLAVELALEEVGCPQEADGLQRQLGRMARKDVAETLHESIKPDEEGEVGDTQVISGDPSVDLVVSPGQLRRVQRSVTLPETCKSEYGWVFHETATLVAEFADKLPTTDLVKELKSTAIQSAQECTSESWERLEEVANRLVESPEIHQDSLSLQDKIYFLKRCVSIVVRIILDFIQKEVKRYFW, from the coding sequence ATGATCCAGGCTGTGCTGCTGACCTCTTGGTTCTGGCTGTTGCCAGCAATGGCCTCGCCAACACCAGCCCAGAAGGGCTCCCCGCGCACCCAGTCAtctcttggagaaactgaggctcttcCACACACGCTCTTCAAACAGCTCTTTCTCCCAGATGCCGAGACCTGCCAGCACCTCTTGCACGCAGCCCCTTCCTTGGCCCCCCTGCCCGGGTACCTGTCCAGCTTGGCCGTCGAGCTTGCCCTGGAGGAGGTCGGCTGCCCCCAGGAGGCCGACGGTCTGCAGCGCCAGCTTGGTAGGATGGCCAGAAAGGACGTCGCTGAGACCCTCCATGAGAGCATAAAGCCAGACGAAGAGGGAGAGGTGGGCGACACTCAGGTCATTTCGGGAGATCCAAGCGTAGACCTGGTGGTCTCCCCAGGGCAGCTTAGGCGGGTCCAGCGCTCGGTTACCCTTCCTGAGACATGTAAGTCTGAGTACGGTTGGGTCTTCCACGAGACAGCAACACTGGTAGCTGAATTTGCCGACAAGCTCCCTACCACTGACCTGGTCAAGGAGTTAAAGAGTACCGCAATCCAAAGCGCCCAAGAGTGCACTAGTGAATCTTGGGAGCGTTTGGAAGAGGTAGCCAACCGGCTAGTGGAAAGCCCTGAAATTCACCAAGACTCATTGTCTTTACAAGATAAGATTTACTTCCTCAAGAGATGTGTAAGCATCGTGGTACGGATTATACTAGATTTCATACAGAAAGAAGTGAAGCGTTATTTCTGGTAG
- the LOC101550648 gene encoding apolipoprotein F, whose amino-acid sequence MTPQRVYSVPDMCGLSLLMVPLKLLLYYFLLHPVDAVSHGNQTEAQMHPPSSSESWSPSSDLSCRTLHPKSLPGFTHMAPLPKFLISLPLLIALQEAGCQANAQALRLQLHRQAGVEATQMLLGHLRELQKGRSTGRSVSAEAKVSTLQLLAQQQGGHERTPRSLAVKECENDKEQRVYQIVQMLPGVATFYNLGTALYYITQNCSDKAKERGQDGVIDLGYDLLMTATGLSAGPTGLWIGAALKPAVKAGLHQLISSMTEGKEDTPSPKPEGLVGDTSD is encoded by the exons ATGACTCCACAACGTG TGTACTCTGTACCAGACATGTGTGGCCTCAGTCTTCTCATGGTACCCCTTAAGCTACTTCTTTACTACTTCCTGCTGCACCCTGTGGATGCCGTTTCACATGGAAACCAGACAGAGGCCCAGATGCACCCTCCCTCATCCTCGGAATCCTGGTCGCCTTCTTCAGACTTGTCTTGCCGTACCTTGCACCCAAAATCCCTGCCTGGCTTCACCCACATGGCCCCTCTGCCCAAATTCCTCATCAGCCTACCACTTCTAATAGCACTGCAGGAGGCTGGCTGCCAGGCCAACGCCCAGGCCTTACGGCTTCAGCTCCACCGCCAGGCGGGGGTAGAAGCTACACAGATGCTCCTCGGACATCTTCGAGAGCTCCAGAAAGGCAGAAGCACTGGGAGGAGTGTGTCAGCAGAAGCCAAGGTGTCTACCCTGCAGTTGTTGGCCCAGCAGCAAGGAGGCCACGAGAGGACCCCACGCTCTCTCGCCGTGAAGGAATGTGAGAATGACAAGGAGCAGAGAGTGTACCAAATAGTCCAGATGTTGCCAGGAGTGGCTACCTTCTATAACCTGGGCACAGCTCTGTATTACATTACTCAGAATTGTTCAGACAAGGCCAAGGAACGAGGCCAAGATGGAGTCATTGATCTGGGCTATGACCTTCTGATGACCGCGACGGGACTGTCAGCAGGACCCACGGGCCTCTGGATCGGCGCTGCCCTTAAGCCTGCAGTGAAGGCAGGGCTTCACCAGCTGATCTCCAGCAtgacagaaggaaaggaagacacCCCTTCCCCAAAGCCAGAAGGGCTCGTTGGGGACACCTCAG ATTAG